The Afipia sp. P52-10 sequence CCCGCGCGGAGCGCGCGTTCGGCGTACCACTCGGTCGCCTGCTGTGAGCCGACCGGAAGATAGGAAATTACCACGTCGGTCTGGCTGCGCACGAGAACGTCGGTGACGTCCGCCTCCTCGGCGTCGGACAGCTCGATATCGTCCTGCAGATAGCGGCCGATGCCGTCGAGGGTCTTGCCGCGCTGGACCACGACGCCGGTCTCGCAAACGTCGGAAAAGCGGTGGGTGTTGTTCGGCGCCTGCCAGATGGCGTCGGCCACGTCCCGGCCGACCTTGCGCGCATCGACGTCGAACGCCGACGCAATCTCGATGTCGCCGACGTGATAGCCGCCGAGATCGACGTTCATCAGCCCAGGCACCGGCTCGTTCGAGGACGCGTGCCTGTAGAAGTTCAATCCTTGAACAAAGGAACTCGCGCAGTTGCCGACGCCGACAATGCCGACTCTGACCTTGCCAGAAACAGGATGGGGTGCGTGCATGTTCGCCTTCATCATCAGCCAGTGTGGCGATGCAAACGTAAGTTCGTTGGCGATTGTTCGTTCCGGTAAAGCGCGCCAGTGACGCCGATCAGGCTTTCCCCCGGCGGAGAAAATCGGAAATCATTAACTTAGGATGGATCGAACGTTCGCCGATGCAAGTATGCGCCTTTCGGCTTGCAGGGCGCCTGCTTGGAACGGCGTCTCGCAATGATTGTTTGAAGAAGATGGCGGCGAAGAGATGGTTCGCGCCGCGTTCGGGAACTTCGAGGATGCATCGACCGCCGTCGACAGACGCCGCTGGGGTCTGCTGCGCCATGCTGATCGCGGCGGCGCTCGCCGGATGCCAACGCGAGGAGCGAACCCTAAGGCTCGATCCCGCCAGCGCGGCGGCTCTGAACGATGTGCGCTTGATGCCCGACGGTACGGCCGGCGCGCCGCCGCAGATCTTTACTGCGCTCGGCAAGCCCTATGCCGACAACGCCTATGACCTCAGTCAGGGAAAGCGGCTCTACAGCTGGTTCGGCTGCCGGCAGTGTCATGCCGACGATCGCACTGGCATTGCGCCGAGTTTCCTTGCGGGTCGCTGGCGATATGGCCCCAGCCTCGCCTCGATCGTGGTGTCGATCCGCGATGGTCGGCCAGGAGGAATGCCGTCGTTTCACGCGCGGCTGACGACGGAGCAGATTTGGCAGCTTGCCGGGTATGTTCAGACCTTGGGTGCATATTCTGCCAAGACCTCGGCACCGGGGCGCGACGACGCTGTGCAGACACGGCCGGCCGAAAACCGTGCGCCGGCGTCCGGGCTGTTCGACAGGCTGTCGGTGCAATGATGGTGCGCGGCGGTCTGATCGTGGTTCTTGCGGCTGGGCTGGCCGCCTGTTCCGGACCGCAGTCGGTGCTGGCGCCGCACGGACCTCAGGCGCAATCGCTTGCGTGGCTGATATGGACCATCGTGGCGGTTTGCTGCGTGGTATGGGCGCTCGTCATCGTCGCGCTCGCGGCCGCGCTCGTGCGGCCGCAGCGGCGGCGCAAAGGTGATCCCGCGGCGCAACGGCGGCTGTCGATCGTCGTCGGCACCGCGACGGCTGGCACGGTGATCGTGATCGCAGCGTTCACTTTCATCAGTTTTCGCGCCACCGCCTCGTTGCAGCCCGCCGGACCGTATCCGGTGACGATTCACGTCCGCGCCTACCAGTGGTGGTGGGAGGTGACCTATCCCGATGCCGAGGACGGAGGCTCTTTCGTAACCGCCAACGAGATTCATGTTCCGGTGGGAGAGCCGGTTCGCGTACAGCTCAGCGCTGCTGACGTCATCCATTCGTTCTGGATACCGAGCCTTGCCGGGAAACAGGATCTGATTCCCGGTCGCACCACCGAAATCGTGGTGAGCGCTTCGAGCCCGGGTGTCTATCGGGGGCAGTGTGCCGAGTTCTGCGGATTCCAGCACGCACATATGGCCCTGTCGGTCGTCGCGGATGAGAAAGACGCCTTCGAAGCCTGGAAGGCCTCGCAGCGGCAGTCCGCGGCGGTGCCGGATAACGATGACACCCGGCACGGAGAACGGGTTTTCACGCGCGGAGCCTGCGCGGGTTGCCATACGATCAGAGGCACGGCGGCGATCGGGCGCACGGGGCCGGACCTCACGCATGTCGGCAGCCGTCGTACCATCGGCGCGGGCCTGTTCGAGACCACGCAAGGCTCGCTCGCCGCATGGATCGCCGACCCGCAGGCCCTGAAGCCGGGCAATACCATGCCGCAGGTGTCGCTGAGTCCGGCGGAGCTCAAGGCTCTCGCCGCCTACATGGCGAGCCTCAAATGAGGTCGCAGGACGATAGGTTGCACGATACGGACGTCGATGATGCCGCGCTGGTCTCACGGCTCTCGTCGCTGTGGGGGACGCGTCCCGGATTCTGGAATGCGGTCGCAACCGTCGATCACAAGATCATCGCTCGCCGCTACGTTATCACCGCGTTCGTCTTTCTCAGTCTCGGCGGGCTGTTGGCACTGCTGATGCGATGGCAGCTCGCGCAGCCCGAAAACACCGTCGTCGGGCCGGACCTCTACAATCAGCTGTTCACGATGCACGGCTCGACGATGATGTTTCTGTTCGCCGTACCGGTGATGGAGGGAATGGCGGTCTATCTGGTGCCGCTGATGGTCGGCACGCGCAACATCGCTTTTCCGCGGCTCAACGCGTTCTCCTATTGGATCTATCTGGCCGGCGGTGTGATGCTGTGGATCGCGTTCGCGATGCAGATGGGGCCGGATGTCGGCTGGTTCGCCTATGTGCCACTCTCCGGGCCGCAGTACGGCGCCGGCAAGCGCGCCGATATCTGGGCGCAGATGGTGACGTTCACCGAACTCGCCGCGCTGGCGGTCGCCGTCGAAATCGTGGTGACGGTGCTGAAGCAGCGCGCGCCGGGCATGTCGCTCGATCGCATTCCGCTGTTCGTCTGGGCCATGCTGGTGACGTCGCTGCTGATCATTATCGCGATGCCCGCGGTGATGGTCGCGAGCACGACACTGATCCTGGATCGGCTGATCGGCACCCATTTCTACAACCCGGCAGAGGGCGGTGACGTTCTGCTCTGGCAGCATCTGTTCTGGTTCTTCGGTCACCCGGAGGTCTACATCATCTTCCTGCCGGCGGTGGGGATCGTCTCGGCGATCGTTCCGACCTTCGCGGGACGGCCGATCTTCGGATACCTGCCGATGGTGTTTGCGCTGCTGACGACAGGGGTTCTGTCGTTCGGGCTCTGGGTCCATCATATGTTCGTCACCGGTCTGCCGCGGCTCGGCGAAAGCTTCTTCACCGCGTCCAGCATGACGATCGCCGTTCCGGCGGGGCTGCAGATTTTCTGTTGGATCGCGACGTTGTGGGATGGGCGGCCGCAACTGAAGACGCCGCTGCTGTTCGTCATTGCCTTCATCGTCACTTTTGTCGTCGGCGGTCTGACCGGGGTGATGGTGGCCTCGGTGCCATTCGATACCCAGGCGCACGATACGTATTTCGTCGTCGCTCACTTTCACTATGTGCTGGTGGGCGGCGCTGTGTTTCCGCTGCTCGGCGGGATCTATTACTGGTATCCGAAGAT is a genomic window containing:
- a CDS encoding c-type cytochrome, producing MHRPPSTDAAGVCCAMLIAAALAGCQREERTLRLDPASAAALNDVRLMPDGTAGAPPQIFTALGKPYADNAYDLSQGKRLYSWFGCRQCHADDRTGIAPSFLAGRWRYGPSLASIVVSIRDGRPGGMPSFHARLTTEQIWQLAGYVQTLGAYSAKTSAPGRDDAVQTRPAENRAPASGLFDRLSVQ
- the ctaD gene encoding cytochrome c oxidase subunit I, with the translated sequence MRSQDDRLHDTDVDDAALVSRLSSLWGTRPGFWNAVATVDHKIIARRYVITAFVFLSLGGLLALLMRWQLAQPENTVVGPDLYNQLFTMHGSTMMFLFAVPVMEGMAVYLVPLMVGTRNIAFPRLNAFSYWIYLAGGVMLWIAFAMQMGPDVGWFAYVPLSGPQYGAGKRADIWAQMVTFTELAALAVAVEIVVTVLKQRAPGMSLDRIPLFVWAMLVTSLLIIIAMPAVMVASTTLILDRLIGTHFYNPAEGGDVLLWQHLFWFFGHPEVYIIFLPAVGIVSAIVPTFAGRPIFGYLPMVFALLTTGVLSFGLWVHHMFVTGLPRLGESFFTASSMTIAVPAGLQIFCWIATLWDGRPQLKTPLLFVIAFIVTFVVGGLTGVMVASVPFDTQAHDTYFVVAHFHYVLVGGAVFPLLGGIYYWYPKIVGRMMSERVGCYVAACIFVGFNLAFFPMHILGLQGMPRRVYTYPPELPWSGLNLFVSLSTLLLAAGFLLFFIDAIRSARHGQPAGDNPWNASTLEWATASPPPSFNFARIPVVQGRDPLWQSPDVLPVASGLCLNRRELIVSSVAEGTPQARESSPRNSLWPFWAAIATTIMLIGSIFTPWAVVWGSIPIAVTLVGWFWPKGTPEDDA
- the coxB gene encoding cytochrome c oxidase subunit II, with product MMVRGGLIVVLAAGLAACSGPQSVLAPHGPQAQSLAWLIWTIVAVCCVVWALVIVALAAALVRPQRRRKGDPAAQRRLSIVVGTATAGTVIVIAAFTFISFRATASLQPAGPYPVTIHVRAYQWWWEVTYPDAEDGGSFVTANEIHVPVGEPVRVQLSAADVIHSFWIPSLAGKQDLIPGRTTEIVVSASSPGVYRGQCAEFCGFQHAHMALSVVADEKDAFEAWKASQRQSAAVPDNDDTRHGERVFTRGACAGCHTIRGTAAIGRTGPDLTHVGSRRTIGAGLFETTQGSLAAWIADPQALKPGNTMPQVSLSPAELKALAAYMASLK